In a genomic window of Punica granatum isolate Tunisia-2019 chromosome 6, ASM765513v2, whole genome shotgun sequence:
- the LOC116211384 gene encoding transcription factor DIVARICATA-like: MKCEMEVLPQPTRLSSMNWFLDEGKPASRWTPAENKMFENALAVHDEDAPDRWHRVAALIPGKTVGDVIKHYRELEVDVSNIEAGLIPVPGYSNTAPFTLEWVNSHGFDGVFKQSFGLGGKRSSSARGPEQERKKGVPWTEEEHKLFLMGLKKYGKGDWRNISRNFVITRTPTQVASHAQKYFIRQLSGGKDKRRASIHDITTVNLNETRTPSPDSNRPPCSPDLLSALLPQPPNSSAISRTPSLWNQNQPNSGGGAVLPNATHGSNSFAASQVYGGNNYGLNKMPGQNHHYLGIQNLIFQQHYPRG; encoded by the exons ATGAAGTGTGAGATGGAAGTTCTTCCTCAACCCACTCGTCTCTCGAGCATGAACTGGTTCCTTGACGAAGGGAAGCCAGCTTCTAGGTGGACTCCTGCTGAGAACAAGATGTTTGAGAATGCCCTCGCAGTCCACGATGAGGACGCCCCCGATCGGTGGCACAGAGTGGCCGCTCTAATCCCGGGAAAGACCGTTGGCGATGTTATCAAGCACTATCGGGAGTTAGAAGTTGATGTTAGTAACATCGAGGCAGGCTTGATCCCCGTGCCGGGATATAGCAACACCGCACCATTCACCCTGGAGTGGGTGAATAGCCATGGCTTTGATGGTGTTTTCAAGCAATCTTTTGGCCTCGGTGGAAAGAGATCTTCTTCTGCTCGTGGGCCTGAACAGGAGAGAAAGAAGGGGGTTCCATGGACGGAGGAAGAGCATAA GCTATTTCTGATGGGTTTGAAGAAGTACGGGAAAGGTGATTGGAGGAACATCTCGAGAAATTTTGTTATCACTAGAACACCGACTCAAGTTGCAAGTCATGCACAAAAGTACTTCATCAGGCAACTCTCCGGAGGGAAAGATAAGAGGAGAGCGAGCATTCACGATATAACAACCGTGAATCTCAATGAGACAAGAACTCCTTCTCCTGATAGCAATAGACCACCTTGCTCTCCCGATCTACTGTCTGCTCTGCTTCCCCAGCCACCGAATTCTTCTGCCATTTCAAGAACGCCATCCCTATGGAATCAGAATCAGCCCAACAGCGGAGGGGGAGCCGTGCTTCCCAATGCAACTCACGGGAGTAACAGTTTTGCCGCTTCTCAGGTTTATGGAGGTAATAATTACGGGCTTAATAAGATGCCAGGGCAGAATCATCACTACCTTGGAATTCAGAACTTGATTTTTCAGCAGCATTATCCACGTGGATGA